The Macaca fascicularis isolate 582-1 chromosome 1, T2T-MFA8v1.1 genome includes a window with the following:
- the CD1B gene encoding T-cell surface glycoprotein CD1b isoform X1, which translates to MLLLPFQLLAVLFPGGDSERAFQGPTSFHVIQTSSFTNSTWAQTQGSGWLDDLQIHGWDSDSGTAILLKPWSKGNFSDKEFAELEEIFRVYIFGFAQEVQDFAGDFQIQYPFEIQGIAGCELHSGGAIVSFLRGALRGLDFLSVKNASCVPSPEGGSKAQKVCALIMQYQGIMETVRILLYETCPRYLLGVLNAGKADLQRQVKPEAWLSSGPSPGPGRLQLVCHVSGFYPKPVWVMWMQDEQEQRGTQLGDILPNANWTWYLRATLDVAAGEAAGLSCRVKHSSLEGQDIVLYWRNPTSTGSIVLAIMVPSLLLLLCLALWYMRRRKTWPRIEAHKQKR; encoded by the exons ATGCTGCTGCTGCCATTTCAGCTATTAGCTGTTCTCTTTCCCGGTGGTGACAGTGAACGAG CCTTCCAGGGGCCGACCTCCTTTCATGTCATCCAGACCTCATCCTTTACCAACAGTACCTGGGCACAAACTCAAGGCTCAGGCTGGTTGGATGATTTGCAGATTCACGGCTGGGATAGTGACTCAGGCACTGCCATACTCCTGAAGCCTTGGTCTAAAGGTAACTTTAGTGATAAGGAGTTTGCCGAGTTAGAGGAGATATTCCGAGTCTACATCTTTGGATTCGCTCAAGAAGTACAAGACTTTGCCGGTGATTTCCAGATACAAT ACCCCTTTGAGATCCAGGGAATAGCAGGCTGTGAGCTACATTCTGGAGGTGCCATagtaagcttcctgaggggagCTCTAAGAGGACTGGATTTCCTAAGTGTCAAGAATGCTTCATGTGTGCCTTCCCCAGAAGGTGGCAGCAAGGCACAGAAGGTCTGTGCACTAATCATGCAATATCAAGGTATCATGGAAACTGTGAGAATTCTCCTCTATGAAACCTGCCCCCGATATCTCTTGGGCGTCCTCAATGCAGGAAAAGCAGATCTGCAAAGACAAG TGAAGCCTGAGGCCTGGCTGTCCAGTGGCCCCAGTCCTGGACCTGGCCGTCTGCAGCTTGTGTGCCATGTCTCAGGATTCTACCCAAAGCCTGTGTGGGTGATGTGGATGCAGGATGAGCAGGAGCAGCGGGGCACTCAGCTAGGGGACATCCTGCCCAATGCTAACTGGACATGGTATCTCCGAGCAACCCTGGATGTGGCAGCTGGGGAGGCAGCTGGCCTATCCTGTCGAGTGAAGCACAGCAGTTTAGAGGGCCAGGACATCGTCCTCTACTGGA gaaaccccacctccactggCTCGATTGTTTTGGCAATAATGGTGCCTTCCTTGCTCCTCTTGCTATGCCTTGCATTGTGGTATATGAGGCGCCG AAAAACCTGGCCTAGAATTGAAGctcacaaacaaaaaagataa
- the LOC102139678 gene encoding T-cell surface glycoprotein CD1e, membrane-associated isoform X3 has protein sequence MLLDIQHDVGYGFVVYGFYYFEVCSFDAYFADGPGTFLVAPQALKSYRPAAEDPLSFRMLQISSFANHSWAHSEGSGWLGDLQTHGWDTVTGTIRFLKPWSHGNFSKQELKNLQSLFQLYFNGFVRIVQASAGQFQLEYPFEIQILAGCRMNAPQIFLNMAYQGSDFLSFQGISWEPSPGAGIRAQNVCKVLSRYLDIKEILQSLLGHTCPRFLAGLMEAGESELKRKVKPEAWLSRGPSPGPGRLQLVCHVSGFYPKPVWVMWMRGEQEQRGTQRGDILPNADETWYLRATLDVATGEAAGLSCRVKHSSIEGHDLIIHWVQIRTLFLPVHPALRFPWEPTPRTPIIQDITSAWHKYRGSKTDS, from the exons ATGCTTTTGGAcattcagcatgatgttggctatgggtttgttgtatatggcttttattattttgaagtatgttcctttgatgcctactTTGCTGATGGTCCagggacttttttggttg CTCCCCAGGCTCTAAAATCCTACCGTCCAGCAGCAGAGGACCCCCTGTCCTTCCGCATGCTCCAAATTTCCTCCTTTGCCAACCACAGCTGGGCACACAGTGAGGGCTCAGGATGGCTGGGTGACCTTCAGACTCATGGCTGGGACACTGTCACGGGCACCATCCGCTTTCTGAAGCCCTGGTCCCATGGAAACTTCAGCAAGCAGGAGCTGAAAAACTTACAGTCACTGTTCCAGTTATACTTCAATGGTTTTGTCCGGATAGTGCAAGCTTCTGCTGGTCAATTTCAGCTTGAAT ACCCCTTCGAGATCCAGATATTAGCTGGCTGTAGAATGAATGCCCCACAAATCTTCTTAAATATGGCATATCAAGGATCAGATTTCCTGAGTTTCCAAGGAATTTCCTGGGAGCCATCTCCAGGAGCAGGGATCCGGGCCCAGAACGTCTGTAAAGTGCTCAGTCGCTACCTAGATATTAAGGAAATACTGCAAAGCCTTCTTGGTCACACCTGTCCTCGATTTCTTGCGGGGCTCATGGAAGCAGGGGAGTCAGAACTGAAACGAAAAG TGAAGCCGGAAGCCTGGCTGTCCCGTGGCcccagtcctggccctggccgTCTGCAGCTTGTGTGCCATGTCTCAGGATTCTACCCAAAGCCCGTGTGGGTGATGTGGATGCGGGGTGAGCAGGAGCAGCGGGGCACTCAGCGAGGGGACATCCTGCCTAATGCTGACGAGACATGGTATCTCCGAGCAACCCTGGATGTGGCAACTGGGGAGGCAGCTGGCCTGTCCTGTCGGGTGAAACACAGCAGTATAGAGGGCCATGATCTAATCATCCATTGGG TTCAAATAAGAACGCTCTTTCTCCCCGTGCACCCAGCCCTGCGTTTCCCATGGGAGCCAACACCCAGGACACCAATAATTCAAGACATCACTTCTGCTTGGCACAAGTATCGTGGATCAAAAACAGATTCTTGA
- the LOC102139678 gene encoding T-cell surface glycoprotein CD1e, membrane-associated isoform X4 encodes MLQISSFANHSWAHSEGSGWLGDLQTHGWDTVTGTIRFLKPWSHGNFSKQELKNLQSLFQLYFNGFVRIVQASAGQFQLEYPFEIQILAGCRMNAPQIFLNMAYQGSDFLSFQGISWEPSPGAGIRAQNVCKVLSRYLDIKEILQSLLGHTCPRFLAGLMEAGESELKRKVKPEAWLSRGPSPGPGRLQLVCHVSGFYPKPVWVMWMRGEQEQRGTQRGDILPNADETWYLRATLDVATGEAAGLSCRVKHSSIEGHDLIIHWGGYSIFLILICLTVIVNLVILVVVHSRLKKQSSNKNALSPRAPSPAFPMGANTQDTNNSRHHFCLAQVSWIKNRFLKWKTRLNQLS; translated from the exons ATGCTCCAAATTTCCTCCTTTGCCAACCACAGCTGGGCACACAGTGAGGGCTCAGGATGGCTGGGTGACCTTCAGACTCATGGCTGGGACACTGTCACGGGCACCATCCGCTTTCTGAAGCCCTGGTCCCATGGAAACTTCAGCAAGCAGGAGCTGAAAAACTTACAGTCACTGTTCCAGTTATACTTCAATGGTTTTGTCCGGATAGTGCAAGCTTCTGCTGGTCAATTTCAGCTTGAAT ACCCCTTCGAGATCCAGATATTAGCTGGCTGTAGAATGAATGCCCCACAAATCTTCTTAAATATGGCATATCAAGGATCAGATTTCCTGAGTTTCCAAGGAATTTCCTGGGAGCCATCTCCAGGAGCAGGGATCCGGGCCCAGAACGTCTGTAAAGTGCTCAGTCGCTACCTAGATATTAAGGAAATACTGCAAAGCCTTCTTGGTCACACCTGTCCTCGATTTCTTGCGGGGCTCATGGAAGCAGGGGAGTCAGAACTGAAACGAAAAG TGAAGCCGGAAGCCTGGCTGTCCCGTGGCcccagtcctggccctggccgTCTGCAGCTTGTGTGCCATGTCTCAGGATTCTACCCAAAGCCCGTGTGGGTGATGTGGATGCGGGGTGAGCAGGAGCAGCGGGGCACTCAGCGAGGGGACATCCTGCCTAATGCTGACGAGACATGGTATCTCCGAGCAACCCTGGATGTGGCAACTGGGGAGGCAGCTGGCCTGTCCTGTCGGGTGAAACACAGCAGTATAGAGGGCCATGATCTAATCATCCATTGGG GTGGATATTCCATCTTTCTCATCCTGATCTGTTTAACTGTGATAGTTAACCTGGTCATATTGGTTGTAGTTCACTCACGGTTAAAAAAACAGAG TTCAAATAAGAACGCTCTTTCTCCCCGTGCACCCAGCCCTGCGTTTCCCATGGGAGCCAACACCCAGGACACCAATAATTCAAGACATCACTTCTGCTTGGCACAAGTATCGTGGATCAAAAACAGATTCTTGAAGTGGAAGACACGCCTAAACCAACTCTCGTGA
- the LOC102139678 gene encoding T-cell surface glycoprotein CD1e, membrane-associated isoform X2 — protein sequence MLLLFLLFEGLCCPGENTAAPQALKSYRPAAEDPLSFRMLQISSFANHSWAHSEGSGWLGDLQTHGWDTVTGTIRFLKPWSHGNFSKQELKNLQSLFQLYFNGFVRIVQASAGQFQLEYPFEIQILAGCRMNAPQIFLNMAYQGSDFLSFQGISWEPSPGAGIRAQNVCKVLSRYLDIKEILQSLLGHTCPRFLAGLMEAGESELKRKVKPEAWLSRGPSPGPGRLQLVCHVSGFYPKPVWVMWMRGEQEQRGTQRGDILPNADETWYLRATLDVATGEAAGLSCRVKHSSIEGHDLIIHWGGYSIFLILICLTVIVNLVILVVVHSRLKKQSSNKNALSPRAPSPAFPMGANTQDTNNSRHHFCLAQVSWIKNRFLKWKTRLNQLS from the exons ATGTTGCTCCTGTTCCTCCTCTTCGAGGGACTCTGCTGTCCTGGGGAAAATACAGCAG CTCCCCAGGCTCTAAAATCCTACCGTCCAGCAGCAGAGGACCCCCTGTCCTTCCGCATGCTCCAAATTTCCTCCTTTGCCAACCACAGCTGGGCACACAGTGAGGGCTCAGGATGGCTGGGTGACCTTCAGACTCATGGCTGGGACACTGTCACGGGCACCATCCGCTTTCTGAAGCCCTGGTCCCATGGAAACTTCAGCAAGCAGGAGCTGAAAAACTTACAGTCACTGTTCCAGTTATACTTCAATGGTTTTGTCCGGATAGTGCAAGCTTCTGCTGGTCAATTTCAGCTTGAAT ACCCCTTCGAGATCCAGATATTAGCTGGCTGTAGAATGAATGCCCCACAAATCTTCTTAAATATGGCATATCAAGGATCAGATTTCCTGAGTTTCCAAGGAATTTCCTGGGAGCCATCTCCAGGAGCAGGGATCCGGGCCCAGAACGTCTGTAAAGTGCTCAGTCGCTACCTAGATATTAAGGAAATACTGCAAAGCCTTCTTGGTCACACCTGTCCTCGATTTCTTGCGGGGCTCATGGAAGCAGGGGAGTCAGAACTGAAACGAAAAG TGAAGCCGGAAGCCTGGCTGTCCCGTGGCcccagtcctggccctggccgTCTGCAGCTTGTGTGCCATGTCTCAGGATTCTACCCAAAGCCCGTGTGGGTGATGTGGATGCGGGGTGAGCAGGAGCAGCGGGGCACTCAGCGAGGGGACATCCTGCCTAATGCTGACGAGACATGGTATCTCCGAGCAACCCTGGATGTGGCAACTGGGGAGGCAGCTGGCCTGTCCTGTCGGGTGAAACACAGCAGTATAGAGGGCCATGATCTAATCATCCATTGGG GTGGATATTCCATCTTTCTCATCCTGATCTGTTTAACTGTGATAGTTAACCTGGTCATATTGGTTGTAGTTCACTCACGGTTAAAAAAACAGAG TTCAAATAAGAACGCTCTTTCTCCCCGTGCACCCAGCCCTGCGTTTCCCATGGGAGCCAACACCCAGGACACCAATAATTCAAGACATCACTTCTGCTTGGCACAAGTATCGTGGATCAAAAACAGATTCTTGAAGTGGAAGACACGCCTAAACCAACTCTCGTGA
- the CD1B gene encoding T-cell surface glycoprotein CD1b isoform X3 yields MLLLPFQLLAVLFPGGDSERAFQGPTSFHVIQTSSFTNSTWAQTQGSGWLDDLQIHGWDSDSGTAILLKPWSKGNFSDKEFAELEEIFRVYIFGFAQEVQDFAGDFQIQYPFEIQGIAGCELHSGGAIVSFLRGALRGLDFLSVKNASCVPSPEGGSKAQKVCALIMQYQGIMETVRILLYETCPRYLLGVLNAGKADLQRQGNPTSTGSIVLAIMVPSLLLLLCLALWYMRRRSYQNIP; encoded by the exons ATGCTGCTGCTGCCATTTCAGCTATTAGCTGTTCTCTTTCCCGGTGGTGACAGTGAACGAG CCTTCCAGGGGCCGACCTCCTTTCATGTCATCCAGACCTCATCCTTTACCAACAGTACCTGGGCACAAACTCAAGGCTCAGGCTGGTTGGATGATTTGCAGATTCACGGCTGGGATAGTGACTCAGGCACTGCCATACTCCTGAAGCCTTGGTCTAAAGGTAACTTTAGTGATAAGGAGTTTGCCGAGTTAGAGGAGATATTCCGAGTCTACATCTTTGGATTCGCTCAAGAAGTACAAGACTTTGCCGGTGATTTCCAGATACAAT ACCCCTTTGAGATCCAGGGAATAGCAGGCTGTGAGCTACATTCTGGAGGTGCCATagtaagcttcctgaggggagCTCTAAGAGGACTGGATTTCCTAAGTGTCAAGAATGCTTCATGTGTGCCTTCCCCAGAAGGTGGCAGCAAGGCACAGAAGGTCTGTGCACTAATCATGCAATATCAAGGTATCATGGAAACTGTGAGAATTCTCCTCTATGAAACCTGCCCCCGATATCTCTTGGGCGTCCTCAATGCAGGAAAAGCAGATCTGCAAAGACAAG gaaaccccacctccactggCTCGATTGTTTTGGCAATAATGGTGCCTTCCTTGCTCCTCTTGCTATGCCTTGCATTGTGGTATATGAGGCGCCG GTCATATCAGAATATCCCATGA
- the CD1B gene encoding T-cell surface glycoprotein CD1b isoform X2 has translation MLLLPFQLLAVLFPGGDSERAFQGPTSFHVIQTSSFTNSTWAQTQGSGWLDDLQIHGWDSDSGTAILLKPWSKGNFSDKEFAELEEIFRVYIFGFAQEVQDFAGDFQIQYPFEIQGIAGCELHSGGAIVSFLRGALRGLDFLSVKNASCVPSPEGGSKAQKVCALIMQYQGIMETVRILLYETCPRYLLGVLNAGKADLQRQVKPEAWLSSGPSPGPGRLQLVCHVSGFYPKPVWVMWMQDEQEQRGTQLGDILPNANWTWYLRATLDVAAGEAAGLSCRVKHSSLEGQDIVLYWRNPTSTGSIVLAIMVPSLLLLLCLALWYMRRRSYQNIP, from the exons ATGCTGCTGCTGCCATTTCAGCTATTAGCTGTTCTCTTTCCCGGTGGTGACAGTGAACGAG CCTTCCAGGGGCCGACCTCCTTTCATGTCATCCAGACCTCATCCTTTACCAACAGTACCTGGGCACAAACTCAAGGCTCAGGCTGGTTGGATGATTTGCAGATTCACGGCTGGGATAGTGACTCAGGCACTGCCATACTCCTGAAGCCTTGGTCTAAAGGTAACTTTAGTGATAAGGAGTTTGCCGAGTTAGAGGAGATATTCCGAGTCTACATCTTTGGATTCGCTCAAGAAGTACAAGACTTTGCCGGTGATTTCCAGATACAAT ACCCCTTTGAGATCCAGGGAATAGCAGGCTGTGAGCTACATTCTGGAGGTGCCATagtaagcttcctgaggggagCTCTAAGAGGACTGGATTTCCTAAGTGTCAAGAATGCTTCATGTGTGCCTTCCCCAGAAGGTGGCAGCAAGGCACAGAAGGTCTGTGCACTAATCATGCAATATCAAGGTATCATGGAAACTGTGAGAATTCTCCTCTATGAAACCTGCCCCCGATATCTCTTGGGCGTCCTCAATGCAGGAAAAGCAGATCTGCAAAGACAAG TGAAGCCTGAGGCCTGGCTGTCCAGTGGCCCCAGTCCTGGACCTGGCCGTCTGCAGCTTGTGTGCCATGTCTCAGGATTCTACCCAAAGCCTGTGTGGGTGATGTGGATGCAGGATGAGCAGGAGCAGCGGGGCACTCAGCTAGGGGACATCCTGCCCAATGCTAACTGGACATGGTATCTCCGAGCAACCCTGGATGTGGCAGCTGGGGAGGCAGCTGGCCTATCCTGTCGAGTGAAGCACAGCAGTTTAGAGGGCCAGGACATCGTCCTCTACTGGA gaaaccccacctccactggCTCGATTGTTTTGGCAATAATGGTGCCTTCCTTGCTCCTCTTGCTATGCCTTGCATTGTGGTATATGAGGCGCCG GTCATATCAGAATATCCCATGA
- the LOC102139678 gene encoding T-cell surface glycoprotein CD1e, membrane-associated isoform X1 — protein sequence MLLDIQHDVGYGFVVYGFYYFEVCSFDAYFADGPGTFLVAPQALKSYRPAAEDPLSFRMLQISSFANHSWAHSEGSGWLGDLQTHGWDTVTGTIRFLKPWSHGNFSKQELKNLQSLFQLYFNGFVRIVQASAGQFQLEYPFEIQILAGCRMNAPQIFLNMAYQGSDFLSFQGISWEPSPGAGIRAQNVCKVLSRYLDIKEILQSLLGHTCPRFLAGLMEAGESELKRKVKPEAWLSRGPSPGPGRLQLVCHVSGFYPKPVWVMWMRGEQEQRGTQRGDILPNADETWYLRATLDVATGEAAGLSCRVKHSSIEGHDLIIHWGGYSIFLILICLTVIVNLVILVVVHSRLKKQSSNKNALSPRAPSPAFPMGANTQDTNNSRHHFCLAQVSWIKNRFLKWKTRLNQLS from the exons ATGCTTTTGGAcattcagcatgatgttggctatgggtttgttgtatatggcttttattattttgaagtatgttcctttgatgcctactTTGCTGATGGTCCagggacttttttggttg CTCCCCAGGCTCTAAAATCCTACCGTCCAGCAGCAGAGGACCCCCTGTCCTTCCGCATGCTCCAAATTTCCTCCTTTGCCAACCACAGCTGGGCACACAGTGAGGGCTCAGGATGGCTGGGTGACCTTCAGACTCATGGCTGGGACACTGTCACGGGCACCATCCGCTTTCTGAAGCCCTGGTCCCATGGAAACTTCAGCAAGCAGGAGCTGAAAAACTTACAGTCACTGTTCCAGTTATACTTCAATGGTTTTGTCCGGATAGTGCAAGCTTCTGCTGGTCAATTTCAGCTTGAAT ACCCCTTCGAGATCCAGATATTAGCTGGCTGTAGAATGAATGCCCCACAAATCTTCTTAAATATGGCATATCAAGGATCAGATTTCCTGAGTTTCCAAGGAATTTCCTGGGAGCCATCTCCAGGAGCAGGGATCCGGGCCCAGAACGTCTGTAAAGTGCTCAGTCGCTACCTAGATATTAAGGAAATACTGCAAAGCCTTCTTGGTCACACCTGTCCTCGATTTCTTGCGGGGCTCATGGAAGCAGGGGAGTCAGAACTGAAACGAAAAG TGAAGCCGGAAGCCTGGCTGTCCCGTGGCcccagtcctggccctggccgTCTGCAGCTTGTGTGCCATGTCTCAGGATTCTACCCAAAGCCCGTGTGGGTGATGTGGATGCGGGGTGAGCAGGAGCAGCGGGGCACTCAGCGAGGGGACATCCTGCCTAATGCTGACGAGACATGGTATCTCCGAGCAACCCTGGATGTGGCAACTGGGGAGGCAGCTGGCCTGTCCTGTCGGGTGAAACACAGCAGTATAGAGGGCCATGATCTAATCATCCATTGGG GTGGATATTCCATCTTTCTCATCCTGATCTGTTTAACTGTGATAGTTAACCTGGTCATATTGGTTGTAGTTCACTCACGGTTAAAAAAACAGAG TTCAAATAAGAACGCTCTTTCTCCCCGTGCACCCAGCCCTGCGTTTCCCATGGGAGCCAACACCCAGGACACCAATAATTCAAGACATCACTTCTGCTTGGCACAAGTATCGTGGATCAAAAACAGATTCTTGAAGTGGAAGACACGCCTAAACCAACTCTCGTGA